From a region of the Dictyostelium discoideum AX4 chromosome 2 chromosome, whole genome shotgun sequence genome:
- the psmC2 gene encoding 26S protease regulatory subunit 7: MVNKEDVEDELLNETAPVALDEGDIALLKSYGVGPYSKSIRILEEDIKKMTSKVNELCGIKESDTGIGPPSQWDLVVDKTSAHEEPPLQVARCTKIIDVGKPNAKYIITVKQIAKFVVALGDKLSPTDVEEGIRVGVDRNKYQIQIPLPPKIDASVTMMQVEEKPDITYKDVGGCKEQIEKLREVVEMPLLHPEKFVNLGIDPPKGVLMYGPPGTGKTLCARAVANRTDAAFVRVIGSELVQKYVGEGARMVRDLFQMARSKKACIIFFDEVDAIGGARFDDGAGGDNEVQRTMLELINQLDGFDPRGNIKVLMATNRPDTLDPALLRPGRLDRKVEFGLPDLEGRAHIFTIHAKTMSCARDIRFELLARLCPNSTGADIRSVCTEAGMFAIRARRKVVSEKDFLEAIDKVIKSYAKFSATSRYMHYN, encoded by the exons atggtcaATAAAGAAGATGTTGaagatgaattattaaatgaaacaGCACCAGTTGCATTAGATGAAGGTGATATTGCACTTTTGAAATCATAT ggtgtTGGACcatattcaaaatcaattagaatTTTAGAAGAGGATATTAAAAAGATGACATCAAAAGTCAATGAACTTTGTGGAATTAAAGAATCTGATACAGGTATTGGACCACCTTCTCAATGGGATTTAGTTGTTGATAAAACATCTGCACATGAAGAACCACCACTTCAAGTTGCAAGATGtactaaaattattgatgttGGAAAACCAAATgcaaaatatattattacaGTTAAACAAATTGCAAAGTTTGTTGTTGCATTAGGTGATAAATTATCACCAACTGATGTTGAAGAAGGTATTCGTGTTGG tgttgatagaaataaatatcaaattcaaattccaTTGCCACCAAAGATTGATGCTTCAGTAACAATGATGCAAGTTGAAGAGAAACCAGATATTACATATAAGGATGTTGGTGGTTGTAAagaacaaattgaaaaactAAGAGAAGTAGTTGAGATGCCATTGTTGCATCCAGagaaatttgtaaatttaggTATTGATCCACCAAAGGGTGTGTTGATGTATGGTCCACCAGGTACTGGTAAGACATTGTGTGCTCGTGCCGTTGCAAATCGTACTGATGCCGCTTTTGTTCGTGTTATTGGTTCAGAGTTGGTGCAAAAGTATGTTGGTGAGGGTGCACGTATGGTACGTGATCTCTTTCAAATGGCACGTTCAAAGAAGGCATGTATTATCTTTTTCGATGAAGTTGATGCAATTGGTGGTGCTCGTTTCGATGATGGTGCAGGCGGTGACAATGAGGTTCAACGTACTATGTTAGAGTTGATCAATCAATTGGATGGTTTCGATCCACGTGGTAACATTAAAGTATTGATGGCAACCAATCGTCCAGATACTTTGGATCCAGCTCTTCTTCGTCCAGGTCGTCTCGATCGTAAGGTTGAATTTGGTTTACCAGACTTGGAGGGTCGTGCTCACATCTTTACCATTCATGCCAAAACTATGAGCTGTGCTCGTGATATTCGTTTCGAATTATTGGCTCGTCTTTGTCCAAACTCAACTGGTGCCGATATTAGATCCGTTTGTACCGAAGCTGGTATGTTTGCAATTCGTGCTCGTAGAAAGGTTGTAAGTGAAAAAGACTTTTTAGAAGCTATTGATAAAGTTATTAAATCTTATGCTAAATTTAGTGCAACTTCAAGATATATgcattataattaa
- the plbA gene encoding phospholipase B, producing MRVIRSLLLLTIAIIGSVLSQSSIDDGYTVFYSQPDNYYVKPGTFSNGVAQAIFSNEMMTTGWSFMSISSSEGLYPNDIIAAGAGYLEGYISQEMIYQNWMNMYNNEYHNVIGSDVENWIQENLQYLQTMIDSAPSNDLYWQNVETVLTQITYMQRGYNQSVIDNGVDASQSLGITEFFLMNMDGDMIDLGPALNLTNGKQVTSPATATSPKQAFKEFMRRTGHCSALIKMTDDLSDLFSGHTTWSSYYEMVRMFKVYNLKYLFNGQPPASKVTMFSGYPGTLSSIDDFYLLDTKIVVIETTNGLMNNNLYHLITSESVLSWIRVIVANRLATGGESWCQTFSLYNSGTYNNQWIIVDYNKFIKGYGALDGTLYILEQVPDYVEYGDQTAILRTGYWPSFNIPFYENIYGLTGFNETYAQFGNWFSYQASPRSMIFKRDANNIHSLTQFQAMLRYNNWQNDPFSQGNAGNQISSRFDLVTADDPNNQYLDPDAFGGIDSKVVSADMVAALLVNAQSGPSHDNETPFTWNSQWNQKYTYAGQPTTWNFDWMTMSLQSMKPASPSSDSSSDSTTFN from the exons atgagAGTAATAAGGtcacttttattattaaccaTTGCAATTATTGGTAGTGTTTTATCACAAAGTAGCATTGACGATGGATATACTGTATTTTATTCACAACCAGATAACTATTATGTTAAACCAGGTACATTTTCAAATGGTGTTGCACAAGCAATATTCTCCAATGAAATGATGACTACAGGTTGGTCATTTATGAGTATTAGCTCATCAGAGGGACTTTATCCAAACGATATCATTGCAGCAGGTGCAGGTTATTTAGAAGGTTATATTTCCCAAGAAATGATTTACCAAAATTGGATGAACATGTACAATAACGAATACCACAATGTAATTGGATCAGATGTTGAGAATTGGATTCAAGAGAATTTACAATACTTACAAACAATGATTGACAGTGCAccatcaaatgatttatattGGCAAAATGTTGAAACTGTTTTAACTCAAATCACATATATGCAACGTGGTTACAACCAATCCGTCATTGATAATGGTGTTGACGCTTCACAATCATTAGGCATCACAGAATTTTTCTTAATGAATATGGATGGTGATATGATTGACCTTGGTCCAGCCCTCAACCTTACCAACGGTAAACAAGTTACCTCCCCAGCCACTGCCACTTCACCAAAACAAGCTTTCAAAGAATTTATGAGAAGAACCGGTCATTGTTCAGctttaattaaaatgacTGATGATTTAAGTGATCTTTTCTCTGGTCATACTActtg gtCTTCATATTATGAAATGGTTAGAATGTTTAAAGTTTATAatcttaaatatttatttaatggtcAACCACCAGCATCAAAAGTCACAATGTTTTCAGGTTACCCAGGTACTCTTAGTTCAATTGATGATTTCTATTTATTAGATACAAAgattgttgtaattgaaaCTACAAATGGtttaatgaataataatctttatcatttaattacATCAGAATCTGTTCTTTCATGGATAAGAGTTATCGTTGCCAATCGTTTAGCTACTGGTGGTGAATCTTGGTGTCAaactttttcattatataaTTCTGGTACTTATAATAATCAa tggattattgttgattataataaatttattaaaggtTATGGTGCATTAGATGGTACACTTTATATTTTAGAACAAGTACCAGATTACGTTGAATATGGTGATCAAACAGCAATTTTACGTACTGGTTATTGGCCATCATTTAATATTCCATTCTATGAGAATATTTATGGTTTAACTGGTTTCAATGAAACTTATGCACAATTTGGTAACTGGTTCTCTTATCAAGCAAGTCCAAGATCAATGATTTTCAAACGTGATGCTAATAACATTCATTCATTAACTCAATTCCAAGCTATGCTTCGTTATAATAACTGGCAAAATGATCCATTCTCACAAGGTAATGCTGGTAATCAAATTAGTAGTCGTTTCGATTTAGTCACTGCTGACGACCCAAATAATCAATACCTTGATCCTGATGCTTTCGGTGGTATCGATTCAAAAGTTGTTTCAGCTGATATGGTTGCTGCTCTTTTAGTAAATGCTCAATCTGGTCCATCTCATGATAATGAAACTCCATTCACTTGGAATTCACAATGGAATCAAAAATACACTTATGCTGGTCAACCAACTACTTGGAATTTCGATTGGATGACAATGTCCTTACAATCAATGAAACCTGCTTCACCTTCTTCTGATTCTTCTTCTGATTCAAcaacttttaattaa
- the gefH gene encoding Ras guanine nucleotide exchange factor, giving the protein MSNTNINVQSSTPKKSLGSSQYSLAGSSSSNLNNINNNNNNNNNNNNNSTGQENSIDDSGSSSFVNFPASEWLSKAMHKHPDILELRERTRPITQVKSYSRNKRSSKTEASHSINDTMLLKLIMQYFHEENLTTSLKKIQEETKVQFTPNEVDKDSLENLLRIGIKDTNWFGPLEDIEDADPEVETYHSYISEDSLNENGLEGEGNLIEDRYDESQISRNPDGTIKAATFNRLLLWLIGNFNGPDVNEFKKIFFLTYPSFTTAEAILNKFTQIYQLFDNIESAQVICFIRFWIEQHPTDFNEKLLAILNNFIEHQVAASHAKQLRAVINLKIENYKEARKEIKDPPEPKVPKNIFSPTLTFDDIDEEEIARQLCCIDFALYELIKPSEFLIKGWTKPQYRNKAVNLLNMMRRFNDFTKWIAASILNEQNSKGRSKLLGRFLKISEHLRANNNFHSLMAIYGGINNTHVFRTKAIRKDLSRQQQETYAELEKLFASENSFRNYRIAYKDAKPPCIPFLGIHLRDLAFVDESNPDRINNLLNLNKRRVIWRVIVNTMRYQPIPYYFLKVHQISLFLTELKTESEQPQLTLDLSSHDTVLPSSPSSK; this is encoded by the exons atgtcaaatacaaatataaatgTACAATCATCAACCCCAAAGAAAAGTTTAGGGTCATCACAATACTCACTTGCTGGTTCATCAAGTAGTAAcctaaataatattaataataataataacaacaacaacaataataataataatagtactgGACAAGAAAATAGTATTGATGATAGTGGAAGTTCATCATTTGTAAACTTTCCAGCATCAGAATGGTTATCTAAAGCAATGCATAAACATCCAGATATATTAGAACTTCGTGAAAGAACTAGACCAATCACACAAGTTAAATCATATTCTAGAAATAAACGATCAAGTAAAACCGAAGCATCACATTCAATCAATGATACAATgttattgaaattgattatGCAATATTTTCACGAAGAGAATTTAACCAcatcattaaaaaagattcaagAGGAAACTAAAGTTCAATTCACACCAAACGAAGTTGATAAAGATTCATTAGAGAATTTACTCAGAATTGGTATAAAGGATACCAATTGGTTTGGACCATTGGAAGATATAGAGGATGCAGATCCAGAGGTTGAAACTTACCATTCCTATATCTCTGAAGATTCTCtaaatgaaaatggtttAGAAGGTGAAGGTAACCTAATTGAAGATCGTTATGATGAATCTCAAATAAGTAGAAATCCTGATGGTACAATTAAAGCTGCAACATTtaatagattattattatggttaattggtaattttaatGGTCCTG atgtaaatgaatttaaaaaaatattctttttaacATATCCATCATTTACAACAGCGGAagcaatattaaataaatttacacAAATCtatcaattatttgataatattgaatcaGCTCAagtaatttgttttattagaTTTTGGATCGAACAACATCCAACAGATTTCAATGAAAAACTATTagcaattttaaataattttattgaacATCAAGTTGCAGCTTCACATGCTAAACAATTACGTGCAGTTATTAATcttaaaatt gaaaattataaagaagctagaaaagaaattaaagatcCACCAGAACCAAAAGTaccaaaaaatatattttcaccAACTTTAAcatttgatgatattgatgagGAAGAGATAGCAAGACAGTTATGTTGTATTGATTTTGCATTGTATGAATTGATTAAACCATCAGAATTTTTAATCAAGGGTTGGACCAAACCACAATATAGAAATAAGGCAGTGAATCTATTGAATATGATGAGAAGATTCAATGATTTCACTAAATGGATAGCAGCATCGATTTTAAATGAACAAAATTCAAAGGGTCGTTCGAAATTATTGGGtagatttttaaagatttccGAACATTTACgagcaaataataatttccatTCATTGATGGCAATTTATGGTGGCATTAATAACACTCATGTTTTTAGAACCAAGGCAATTCGTAAGGATCTCTCTAGACAGCAACAAGAGACCTATGCAGAGTTGGAGAAATTGTTTGCAAGTGAGAATAGTTTTAGAAATTATAGAATAGCTTACAAGGATGCTAAACCACCTTGTATCCCTTTCCTTGGTATTCATTTACGTGATTTGGCATTTGTCGATGAATCAAATCCCGATAGAATTAATAATCtcttaaatttaaacaaacGTCGTGTCATTTGGAGAGTCATCGTCAACACTATGCGTTATCAACCAATTCcttattactttttaaagGTTCATCaaatttctttgtttttaacTGAATTAAAAACTGAATCCGAACAACCTCAATTAACTTTAGATTTATCTTCTCATGATACTGTATTACCAAGTTCACCatcttcaaaataa
- the wdr36 gene encoding U3 small nucleolar ribonucleoprotein, translated as MESGSQIFLPYKSVGYVSSGVPFKLRAEKLHYSIMLAIGNSFQLLNSIKLFPRMVSNSQEGKIRDMSFYKKDHFLTTCKKDIILWKGQYEEFRFRGHSSKVIKLMVFDNILFSLAKNNELIMWDVDSRLIFKEQLPEFNAKTHRITEIVHPLGYYNKILIGFESGEAQIWNIKTKKLIFTFNLVKDNKNIKDKITSFQQSPVSDIIAIGFSDGNVIIHNLKLNKTVLSFQQRGSVSSISFRSDGQKQHVATSSHSGDILIWDLEKNKPFHTLKAHDSECTKVEFLREEPIICTTGNDNSIKMWQFNGVDGVPILLRERTGHLDPPKSSEFFGDEQENSVISISDQSIRYVSIVASTFNKELSKKNFKKEMTPFSGFSTNFRRNRSWETAVSIHEDSKHAFTWDCSSYSINKKLNIQEPISSTKISTCGNFVFFGTVYGNLLKFNIQSGIKRAKILPNIQKTSITSIIVEPTNQFIITSGLDSIINYWDFNDLKYLYSIDINNTNTNNKENQDNNNNDNKKSKIRISKMLLHSESGIFAVVSNDDKIRLYDIDTRKLVRYFNVKGNVNSIVFSHDGRWIIASTQVDSVVRVLDIPSGKMIDWFKMPKPVTSLSFSPKGEYLVTTHSGQLPIYLWSNQSHFGSVFLKTPPQIPNTIILPSQVIEISPIQESSNNKQKSSTKKLKEKEQHEQDEEFEIQQDLGLPEEFDEEMEDNQVDNNDNDADDNKKSTIKQIDQLITLSSDVAKSKWQSLLNLDIIKERNRPIQQNEKPALAPFFLSTIQGLEPKFAKIDVVNPLTIKTAVSTGGGGSANTTGSTDDNENNGEPTEEELKGWDNWAGADDEENDDDDDDEDNENDDQDEDSEDDEDEGDEDLEKTTETFKNEKEIYRSDKVIKTDSLQGTRTNFNLSLENGYITQNYSESLRILKSLTPSGIDFEIRTLTTADDYADIHYMFDFIVYQLLKNGDYDFIQSILSVTLKVHGYLLYDTTFKRDLRQLLLVFNEPWFKMQKLFHSNICMLRYFTNTLNN; from the exons atggaaTCAGGATCACAAATCTTTCTTCCATATAAATCAGTTGGTTATGTCAGTTCAGGTgtaccatttaaattaagAGCTGAAAAATTGCATTATTCAATTATGTTAGCCATTGGGAattcttttcaattattaaat tcaattaaattatttccaaGAATGGTATCAAATAGTCAAGAAGGTAAAATTAGAGATATGTCATTTTATAAGAAAGATCATTTTTTGACAACAtgtaaaaaagatattatattATGGAAAGGTCAATATGAAGAATTTAGATTTAGAGGACATTCATCAAAGGTTATTAAATTGATGGtatttgataatatattattttcattggcAAAAAACAATGAACTGATTATGTGGGATGTTGATTCAcgtttaatttttaaagaacAATTACCAGAATTTAATGCAAAAACTCATCGTATAACAGAGATTGTCCATCCACTTggatattataataaaattttaattggattTGAAAGTGGTGAAGCACAAATTTGgaatattaaaacaaagaaattaatatttacattCAATTTAGTAAAggataataaaaacattaaagataaaatcaCCTCATTTCAACAGTCACCAGTTTCAGATATAATTGCAATTGGTTTTTCAGATGGTAATGTTATCATTcacaatttgaaattgaataaaacAGTATTAAGTTTTCAACAAAGAGGTTCAGTTTCATCGATTTCCTTTAGAAGTGACGGTCAAAAGCAACATGTTGCCACAAGTAGCCATAGTGGTGATATATTAATTTGGGATCTTGAAAAGAATAAACCTTTCCATACATTGAAAGCACATGATAGTGAATGTACAAAAGTTGAATTCCTAAGGGAAGAACCAATCATTTGCACCACCGGTAACGATAATTCAATAAAGATGTGGCAATTCAACGGTGTAGATGGTGTACCAATTCTCTTAAGAGAACGTACCGGTCATTTAGATCCACCAAAATCAAGCGAATTCTTTGGCGATGAACAAGAGAACTCAGTGATTTCAATCTCTGATCAATCAATTCGTTACGTTTCAATTGTTGCCTCCacttttaataaagaattatcaaaaaagaatttcaaaaaagaaatgacTCCATTTAGTGGTTTCTCTACAAACTTTCGTAGAAATCGTAGTTGGGAAACTGCAGTTTCAATTCATGAAGATTCAAAACATGCTTTCACTTGGGATTGTTCAAGTTATTCCATaaataagaaattaaatattcaagaACCAATTAGTTCAACTAAAATTTCAACTTGTGGtaattttgttttctttggTACTGTTTATGGTAATCTATTGAAATTCAATATTCAATCTGGTATTAAACGTGCTAAAATTTTaccaaatattcaaaaaactTCAATAACAAGTATAATAGTTGAACCAACtaatcaatttataattacaaGTGGTTTAGattcaattataaattattgggattttaatgatttaaaatatttatattcaattgatattaataataccaatacaaataataaggAAAATCAagataacaataacaatgacaataaaaaaagtaaaattagaatttcaaaaatgtTATTACATAGTGAATCTGGTATATTTGCAGTGGtttcaaatgatgataaaattagATTATATGATATTGATACACGTAAATTAGTTAGATATTTCAATGTTAAAGGTAATGTTAATAGTATTGTTTTTAGTCATGATGGTCGTTGGATTATTGCAAGTACTCAAGTTGATTCGGTCGTTCGTGTACTTGATATTCCATCTGGTAAAATGATTGATTGGTTCAAAATGCCAAAACCAGTAACAAGTTTATCATTCTCTCCAAAAGGTGAATATTTAGTTACAACTCATTCCGGACAATTACCAATTTATCTTTGGAGTAATCAATCTCATTTCGGTTCAGTTTTCCTTAAAACTCCACCTCAAATTCCAAATACAATCATTTTACCTTCACAAGTTATTGAAATTTCACCAATTCAAGAatcatctaataataaacaaaaaagttcaactaaaaaattaaaagaaaaagaacaacaTGAACAagatgaagaatttgaaattcaACAAGATTTAGGTTTACCTGAAGAATTTGATGAAGAAATGGAAGATAATCaagttgataataatgataatgatgctgatgataataaaaaatcaactattaaacaaattgatcaattaattaCATTATCAAGTGATGTTGCAAAAAGCAAATGGCAATCACTCTTAAATTTAGATATCATTAAAGAAAGGAATAGACCAATtcaacaaaatgaaaaaccaGCTTTAGCACCTTTCTTTTTATCAACTATTCAAGGTTTAGAACCAAAATTCGCTAAAATTGATGTTGTTAATCCTTTAACTATTAAAACTGCTGTCTCaactggtggtggtggtagtgcaAATACAACTGGTTCAactgatgataatgaaaataatggtgAACCAACtgaagaagaattaaaaggTTGGGATAATTGGGCTGGtgctgatgatgaagaaaatgatgatgacgatgatgatgaagacaACGAAAATGATGATCAAGATGAAGAtagtgaagatgatgaagatgaaggtGATGAAGACCTTGAAAAAACTACTGAAACTTTCAAAAATGAGAAAGAAATTTATAGATCAGACAAAGTTATTAAAACTGATTCACTTCAAGGTACAAgaactaattttaatttatcattagaaAATGGTTATATAACTCAAAATT atTCAGAAAGTTTaagaatattaaaatcattaaccCCATCtggtattgattttgaaattagaACATTAACAACAGCTGATGATTATGCTGATATTCATTATATGTTTGATTTCAttgtttatcaattattgaaaaatggTGATTATGATTTCATTCAATCAATACTCAGTGTCACTTTAAAGGTACAtggttatttattatatgatACCACTTTCAAAAGAGATCTCagacaattattattagtatttaatGAACCTTGGTTTAAAATGCAAAAACTTTTCCATTCAAATATTTGCATGCTTAGATATTTCACaaatactttaaataattaa